The genomic DNA GCGCCGCGGTGCCCGGTTCGGGCTCTTTGAGCGAAGACAGGTCCACGAGGGCGTCGTCCGGCAGCGGGTGCTGCGCGAAGTACAGCGCAAGCGCCTTCTCCACCGACACGCAGATGGGCTGGCCTTGCAGCGCCTTCACCGCGTGCAGCCTGATGTGCAGGGCGACGGGCAACTGGACCTTCAGCTCTTTCACGCCGGCCTTTTGGGCCAAACTCTTCCCCGGAATGCCGCTCTCCTACCCCATCATAAACCTTGCCGTGACGTCGTGGAAAGCTTGGAGGCCGCCGCGGGGAAAAGACCCGCTAGCTTGTCGCCTTCGTCCGCGTTCCCGCCTGGCCCTTCTTGCCCTGGAAGCGCGCGGCGTCGAGGTCGAGGTCGAAGTCCTTGTCCTTGGCCGAGGCGGCCTCGAACTCCTCGCCCACCTCGAACTTCACCTCGGTCTTCTTCGCCTGCTTCGTCTTCTTCTTCAGCTTGGCTCCTGGCACGGTCCTCACCTTCAGATCGGCACCTTCGTCGAATAGGGATCGGGAAGCTCGATCGTCTCGGCGCCGCCCTCTTCCGTGAGCACGCGGATCTCGGCCCAGTCGGCGCTTGCGATCTCGTAGTCCTCGAGGATCTTCACCCGGGCGAGCGCCCGCGTGTCGGACGGCGGTTCGCGGATGGCGCGCTTGATCTCCTGGTCGGTGAGCACGCGGTCGATCCGGCCCTCCTGCAGGAGGCGCCCGTACAACGAGCGGTGCTCGGAGACCTCGCTGTACTGCTTGACGGCGGCAAGCTCGACGTTCTCCGCGCGGCCCTTGAGATCGATCATTCGCTCGACCTCCATGAGGCGGCTCATCCACTCGATCTTGCGCGAGAGCGCCTTGACGTCGCCCTTCTCCATCTTCGTGAGGATCCACTCCCACGTCGCGAAGGCCTCCTTCTCGTCCTTCGTCGTGACGAGGTCCTCCACCTCGGAGAGGTAGTACCGCTGGATCTCCATGGGTGTGGTCTTCTTGCCCTCCTTGGGCTCGAGCTTCCACTTGAGCGGATCGACCATCTCCACCATGCGCCACATGTCCTCGAGCGGGTTCTTGAGCTCGGGCGGGTTCCGGATGCGGTCCTGCTCCATCGCGCGCAGCACGAGCGCCGTCGCCGTGTGGCGAACCCAGATGGGAACCTCGCCCATGAGCGCGTCGCCGATGATCACGTGCAGCCGACGGAACCGCGAGGGGTCGCCGTGCGGCTCGTCGCGCGTGTGCAGGATCCCCGTGTTGTACAGGTTCCCGCCGGAGACGACCTGGCTTGTGAGGTAGGCGCACGGCGAGAGCACGTAGCGGCCCTCAATCACGTCTCCTGCGCCCGTGTAGATGATGCGCGAGACGAGGAAGGGCACGAGCTTCTTCACGAAAGCGTCCGGGAAGGCAAGCTCGCGCGAGATGCAGTAGTTCTCGTGGCTGCCGTACGAGACGCCGTCCGGGTCGGTGTTGTTCTTGTAGGCGCTGATCTTCACGTTGTGGTCGTTCTCGAGCTTGAGACGTGCGAGATCGACGATCCTCTCGCCCGCCTTCTCCCACAGGAGGCAGTCGCGGGCGTTTGTCGTCTCGCACGTGCTGATCTCCAGGTGCCCCACGTCGAAGTACGCGCGGCTTCCGTTCTTCAGGAATTCGCCGCCGGCCGAGAGATCCGAGCTTCGGATGTACTCGAGCGCAAGGCGATGCGGGTCGATGCCCAGGGGGTTCATGCGGTGGCTAAAGAGCGTGTACTCGTGCTCCGTCCCCTGGACCATCGGCTCCATGGCGCTACGTCCTCCCCTGCGCGCGGCCGCGCGTCGCCGGCTTGGCGCGTCGCGGCCGTCCGGGCGCCGGCGCGCCCATCTCCTCGCGCATGGCAAGCATGCGTGCGACGGAGGGGTGCGCGAGGTTGAGCCGGAAGAACGTGCTGTTGCCGATGCGCCGCGTCTCCTCGACGATGCCCTGCTTGGTGAGTCGGGCAAGCACCTTGTACACGGTGGGCCGCGCGACTGCGGCGTGGCGCGAGAGCTCCATCACGTTGTAGTCGAACTCGGGGTGCTCGGCCAGGAAGTCGAGGAGCTTCACGTCCG from Candidatus Thermoplasmatota archaeon includes the following:
- a CDS encoding proteasome accessory factor PafA2 family protein, with amino-acid sequence MEPMVQGTEHEYTLFSHRMNPLGIDPHRLALEYIRSSDLSAGGEFLKNGSRAYFDVGHLEISTCETTNARDCLLWEKAGERIVDLARLKLENDHNVKISAYKNNTDPDGVSYGSHENYCISRELAFPDAFVKKLVPFLVSRIIYTGAGDVIEGRYVLSPCAYLTSQVVSGGNLYNTGILHTRDEPHGDPSRFRRLHVIIGDALMGEVPIWVRHTATALVLRAMEQDRIRNPPELKNPLEDMWRMVEMVDPLKWKLEPKEGKKTTPMEIQRYYLSEVEDLVTTKDEKEAFATWEWILTKMEKGDVKALSRKIEWMSRLMEVERMIDLKGRAENVELAAVKQYSEVSEHRSLYGRLLQEGRIDRVLTDQEIKRAIREPPSDTRALARVKILEDYEIASADWAEIRVLTEEGGAETIELPDPYSTKVPI
- a CDS encoding helix-turn-helix domain-containing protein, producing the protein MKLLDFLAEHPEFDYNVMELSRHAAVARPTVYKVLARLTKQGIVEETRRIGNSTFFRLNLAHPSVARMLAMREEMGAPAPGRPRRAKPATRGRAQGRT